Genomic window (Pseudothauera hydrothermalis):
CAGGCCCAGACGAACACCGCCATCGCCAGCGCCATGGCCACACCCCAGGCGCGCCGCTTGCCAACGCGCGCGGCCAGCGCCACCCAGGCTGGCAGGCTTGCCGCACCGGCGGCAAAGTAAAGCATTAGAAACAGCCCGGCATAGCTTGGCGCCTGCAGCACGTCGGCGACGAAGAACAACACGCATACCGAGGGAATCGCCGCGGCGATGCCATTGGCCGCGAACACCGTGAGCAGGCGACGGAACGGCCGGTGCGCAAGTGCGGCCACAAGCCCCGCAAAGAGGGCTTGGCGCACCGGCTGGCGGGGGGTGCGCGGCGCGCGCAACAGGGTCCAGCCGGCAAAAAGTGCAAGCAAAAGCGGAAACAGCCAAGCCAAGCGCGCTAGACCCGCCACTTCGTCGGCCGCCAGCATCGAAGGCAAGGCTGCGGCGAGCATCACCCCGGCCAACGCAAAGCCTTCGCGCACCGCGGTGACCCGGGTGCGCTCGTGCGTGCCGGCCTGTAGTTCCGCGCCCCAGGCGTGATAGGCGATGCTTGCCGCCGACCAGGCGAGCGTCACCGCCACCAGGGCGAGCGCCAGCCAGACCAGGCCGGCTCCGGCCGGCGGGGCGAGCAAGGCGATCAGCCCCAAGGCCAGCGCCGGCAAGGCGGCAAGCACCCACTGCGGCCGGCTCGCCCAGCGGTCGCTCGCCCAACCGAGCAGCGGATCGGTGAGCGCATCCACGACCCGCACCGCAAGCAACACGACACCCACCGCGGCCAACGGCAGGCCGAGGCCGTCGGCATAGAGCTTGGGCACATGCACATAAATCGGCAGCGCAGCAAAAGCCAGTGGCAGACCGAGGGCACCATAAGCCAGCAGGCCGTCGCGGGTAGGCGTATCCAGCGCCAGGGCGCAGCGGCCGCTCACCGCGCAACCTCACCGAGCAGGCGGGCGCGCAGCGCCGGCTTACGGGTGCGCTCGTCCAGCCAGATGGCAAAAAAGCGGTGGGCCAGTTCGGCGTCATGGATTTCGGCGGTCAGTCGCCCCTGGTGCCAGAACACCGCGCCGCGCCCCGGCAGGTGCAGGCCGACAATGCGCTCGTCCGCTTGCACCGAGGGCAAGGCACGCGCCAGTTCTTGGCGCCAGCGCGCCAGGCGCGTTTCGTCTGCCGCGCCAAAGCGGCGCATCTCGTCGATGCTGGTGTCGACCAGGCGGGCGGCATCGATCGCCCGCCGGTACCGCAAGGACAGCGCATGCGCTTGCTGCGGAACATAGCGCTCGCCGCTCACCCACAGCTCAGCGTCATACACGTGAATGCCGAACAGACGCAACGGTGCACTGGCATGCAAACGCAAGGTCGGCGCATAGTCGAGCGCCTGCGCCGGCAAATGCGCAGCCGCACTCACCGCCCAAGTGAGCACAGCGAACAGTGCCAGGCTACGCATCCGGCCCATTACGTCATCCTTTGCGCATGGCGCAGCTCGAGCTGATGCACATCGATGTCGCCGCACAAAAAGCCCGCTTCGCAGTACGACAAGTAAAAGCGCCACATGCGCACGAAACGCTCGGAAAAGCCTTGCGCACGCACTTCGCCCAGACGTGCAAGGAAAGCCTCATGCCAATGCCGCAGGGTGCGCGCGTAATCGCCGCCAAAAGCAAAGTCGTCTACCACTGCCAACCCTGCCTGCTCGACCTGGCGCTGGATGGCCTGCGGCGAAGGCAG
Coding sequences:
- a CDS encoding MFS transporter, whose amino-acid sequence is MSGRCALALDTPTRDGLLAYGALGLPLAFAALPIYVHVPKLYADGLGLPLAAVGVVLLAVRVVDALTDPLLGWASDRWASRPQWVLAALPALALGLIALLAPPAGAGLVWLALALVAVTLAWSAASIAYHAWGAELQAGTHERTRVTAVREGFALAGVMLAAALPSMLAADEVAGLARLAWLFPLLLALFAGWTLLRAPRTPRQPVRQALFAGLVAALAHRPFRRLLTVFAANGIAAAIPSVCVLFFVADVLQAPSYAGLFLMLYFAAGAASLPAWVALAARVGKRRAWGVAMALAMAVFVWAWTLAGGQTVAFALICLLSGAALGADLALPPAMLADQLARYGGGGASPAGAWFGWWNLVTKANLALAAGLALPLLGWLGYQPGAREAAALDALAAVYALLPVLLKGGALALLLAWRGDLESEGEMQ
- a CDS encoding chalcone isomerase family protein encodes the protein MGRMRSLALFAVLTWAVSAAAHLPAQALDYAPTLRLHASAPLRLFGIHVYDAELWVSGERYVPQQAHALSLRYRRAIDAARLVDTSIDEMRRFGAADETRLARWRQELARALPSVQADERIVGLHLPGRGAVFWHQGRLTAEIHDAELAHRFFAIWLDERTRKPALRARLLGEVAR